Part of the Aquila chrysaetos chrysaetos chromosome Z, bAquChr1.4, whole genome shotgun sequence genome is shown below.
GCGTGATAAGCAGAACTCACCTTTCTAACACTGTAACGCTGTCTTGAGTTAAAGGAGTGACAAGCGGTAACTGTAAAAAATTCAGATGAATCAGCCCTTAGGAATAGTTGCTGACTGTCACTGGCAGTAGAATGCGGTGCTACTTCCTAGGCAGTAGAAAAGTCTTGGATATCTTTGTTCCTGTCTTCGTGAGTGGAATAAATTATGGTGTGTAAGACAGTAGTTGCAAATCCTGTAGCCAGGTGTATGTATTTTGTAAGGCAAGATGAATAAAAGTGTGTACAATTTAAAGGATCTGAAGTCTTGCTTTTTAACTGATTAAGAATTGGAACAGGTAACTCCATGGTTACACGCTGTTACTGGGAAATGAACCTTGCATATTTCTATTAGGGATTGTGCCTTTATCATTAGCTATTATTAGCAGAAATGAGATTTGAACTGGATGTCAATTTACCAGCCTTCACTAAAGGGCTGCTGTTTGTTTGTaagttttttaaactgtcagtATAAAGATTTGACCTCGGAATTCTTAgcagtttcctttctttgtttgAGGAACTTCATGAAGAAGGAAATGTTACTTCTGGGTTGTTACAGATCAGCAAGTGTCAGGAAGGGACATTAAATTGCCCACTTTCAGAAGTCATCAGTGACACTGAGTGTCTCACAACCGGGCACACAAGAGGTTAATTTACCAGacaaagtaactttttttttttttttagcggATGAAGCATTATTTCCCTTTTGCAAAGACGTGGAGGTGAagggtggggggcgggggggaagagaaTGAAGCCTTTGGCTTTTACAAGTCACTCATCTTGAGTTTTCTTACTTGCTTCAGCGCTTCCTCGGTGCCCTGGGCAGTCGCGATCTACGGCTTCACCTGCCGTGAAAGGCCGGGTGTGGAAGTTCCGCTGGGCCGGGGGGAAGTGCACCgggaaaataaggaaagctGGGATGCCAGCGGCCGGTCTGAAGGGTGACGCTACCGGCGAGGCGGATTCACGCGACTTGTCACGCTGATCTTGCAACCGTATGATTCCCACGCGCCTCCCGGTTCGTGCAGCCGCTGCCTGAGGCGGCCCGCGCCCCTCCCTCGCCACGCGGCCCAGGCCACCGGCGAGGCGCCTCAGCGGCCGCTGGGAAGGCCCGCAGCAGCACCGCACCGAGGCGGGCCGGGAGAAGGCAGCCCGTGGCCAGGTGAAGGACCTTCCCGTCTTCCCCTCGCAGGCTCCTCCGGCGCCGCCGCGAGCAGCCGCCGGCTCCGCTCCTCTACCTCCGGGGCTACCGGGGCCGGGCGCCGGCGCCGCACAGGCCGGGCACCGGGCtccccccgccggcggcggtggcggcgcgGGGCGCCTGCGCgaggccggggcggggcggggcggggccgtGACGCGCTGCGGTGCGGGCAGGTTCCTGCTGCCGCCGTTGCCGGCGCTCGCATGAAGACGGCGGGGGCGTAGCGCGGAGCCGCCGCCACGGCGCGGCACGGCGAGCGGCAGCCTCCGCCTGTccctcggggggggggcggggggggctgcgggtCAGCCTCAGCCCTCGGGACGGCGGCTGCCGCAAAGGTGAAGCCCCGCGGGCCGGGCGTCGCCCTCGGCAGCGCGGGCCGGCCGGGCTGCAGCGGGGACAGGGCcggggcgaggcgaggcgaggcgaggctCCCGCGGGGCGGGGACGGGGTCGGGActgaggcggggcggggcccgCCCCGTCCGCAGGGACTTCTCCGTTGCCGGCCCCATCCCGGTCGCGGAGCGGCGGGTGCGCGTGGGGTCGCAAGGCCTCGGCAGCTCTTTGCGGGAACGGCGCCGTGCGTGTTCCTGCCTGCTGGGACGGGTACGTTCCCTGCGGTGGGAGCAGTGCCAGTTTTCGGGGCctggctggggcggggggggggtcgggtCGGGTCTGCCGGCGGGAGGGGCTGGAGCCGGTGGCTTCGCGGCGCTGAGCCCGCCGGTGACCGCGGGGCGCGCTTCTTCGTCCGCGCCCTACACTGCGGTGCGTGGCCCGTTCGGAGGCGCTTCCCGGCTCTGCCGGGCGGCGTTACAGCAAAACTTCAACGCTCCGCGAAGCGGAAAGGCTGTGGGTGAccccctgtcctgctggccTCGTAACGCCGtggcccctgccctgccctacCTTGCCCTGCCCGGCGGGATAGCCTGGCGTGTGGGTATTGGGTGGAAAACACGGCGGCTGGAATAACACTTGCTTCAGGAGCCA
Proteins encoded:
- the LOC121232713 gene encoding skin secretory protein xP2-like encodes the protein MAPEASVIPAAVFSTQYPHARLSRRAGQEPGSASERATHRSVGRGRRSAPRGHRRAQRREATGSSPSRRQTRPDPPPAPARPRKLALLPPQGTYPSQQAGTRTAPFPQRAAEALRPHAHPPLRDRDGAGNGEVPADGAGPAPPQSRPRPRPAGASPRLASPRPCPRCSPAGPRCRGRRPARGASPLRQPPRRLPLAVPRRGGGSALRPRRLHASAGNGGSRNLPAPQRVTAPPRPAPASRRRPAPPPPPAGGARCPACAAPAPGPGSPGGRGAEPAAARGGAGGACEGKTGRSFTWPRAAFSRPASVRCCCGPSQRPLRRLAGGLGRVAREGRGPPQAAAARTGRRVGIIRLQDQRDKSRESASPVASPFRPAAGIPAFLIFPVHFPPAQRNFHTRPFTAGEAVDRDCPGHRGSAEAITACHSFNSRQRYSVRKVSSAYHACNSPQMICTRTYISIPSGHRTNLQASASQQKPRRLVVGDYIRVAVSDGRYLVKCMVSS